In Candidatus Binatia bacterium, a single genomic region encodes these proteins:
- a CDS encoding UDP-N-acetylmuramoyl-L-alanyl-D-glutamate--2,6-diaminopimelate ligase — protein MRLSELVQAGEVEESKGDLNRAIAGLAYDSRQVKKDFVFFAVPGARTDGHEFIKDAFARGAAAVVVERKIGSPVNCAWIRVRSVRRAMGTWAARFYDYPSRRVALVGVTGTNGKTTVTYLLESIFRAAGIAAGVVGTVNYRYRDCVLPAPHTTPESVDLQRLLAEMAAAGVDSVAMEVSSHALELERVRGLDFDAAIFTNLTRDHLDFHLDMEHYFLSKSKFFTDYLPSSAKKEKSAVIHGGDPKGRELLEKIASLGVRPVSYGHAPEWDVHPVAVKGDLDGLRGKLQIGERAVEFSSALVGAVNLENILAAAAAGYALGLKPEAISGGIARLATVPGRLEKVENSRGVSILVDYAHTPDALERALTLLKPLAKGRLIAVFGCGGDRDRGKRPLMGEAAGRLSDVAVLTSDNPRSEDPLKILEEIEVGVRRTDMKRVSVPNPKSKIQNPKSERGYFVEPDRRAAIGFALSRARAGDLVLIAGKGHEDYQILGAKKIHFDDREVARKELQKLSS, from the coding sequence ATGCGTCTCAGCGAACTCGTGCAGGCGGGCGAGGTGGAAGAGAGCAAAGGCGATCTTAATCGCGCGATTGCAGGGCTCGCGTACGACTCGCGGCAGGTCAAGAAAGACTTTGTCTTTTTTGCCGTGCCGGGAGCGCGGACCGACGGGCATGAGTTTATCAAAGACGCTTTCGCGCGCGGCGCCGCCGCCGTCGTCGTCGAGCGCAAGATCGGGTCTCCTGTTAACTGCGCGTGGATCCGAGTGCGGAGCGTCCGACGCGCCATGGGGACATGGGCGGCCCGGTTCTATGATTATCCCAGCCGGCGCGTGGCGCTCGTCGGCGTCACGGGAACCAACGGCAAGACCACGGTGACCTACCTACTGGAATCGATCTTTCGCGCCGCCGGGATAGCCGCCGGAGTCGTCGGGACGGTCAATTACCGTTACCGGGATTGCGTTCTCCCCGCGCCCCATACGACGCCCGAGTCGGTCGATCTCCAACGCCTGCTCGCGGAAATGGCCGCCGCCGGCGTGGACAGCGTCGCGATGGAGGTCTCTTCACACGCGCTCGAACTCGAGCGCGTGCGCGGCCTCGATTTCGACGCGGCGATTTTCACCAATTTGACGCGCGACCATCTCGATTTTCACCTCGACATGGAGCATTATTTCCTGAGCAAGAGCAAGTTCTTTACCGATTACCTGCCGTCGAGCGCCAAGAAGGAAAAATCCGCCGTCATCCACGGCGGTGATCCCAAAGGACGCGAGCTGCTGGAAAAAATCGCCAGCCTCGGCGTTCGGCCGGTGAGCTACGGCCACGCGCCGGAATGGGACGTCCATCCGGTCGCAGTCAAGGGCGATCTTGACGGTCTTCGCGGCAAGCTCCAGATAGGCGAGCGCGCGGTTGAATTTTCCTCGGCGCTCGTCGGCGCCGTCAATCTGGAAAATATTTTGGCCGCGGCGGCGGCCGGCTACGCTTTGGGGCTCAAGCCGGAAGCTATCTCCGGCGGCATCGCGCGGCTCGCGACCGTTCCCGGGAGGCTGGAGAAAGTCGAGAACAGCCGCGGCGTTTCCATCCTGGTCGATTACGCCCACACGCCCGACGCGCTCGAAAGGGCGCTCACTCTTCTCAAGCCGCTTGCGAAGGGCAGGCTCATCGCCGTTTTCGGCTGCGGCGGCGACCGCGACCGCGGCAAGCGTCCGCTCATGGGCGAAGCCGCCGGGCGCCTCAGCGACGTCGCTGTTCTCACCTCGGATAATCCGCGCAGCGAAGATCCGCTCAAGATCCTTGAAGAGATTGAAGTGGGGGTTCGTCGTACAGACATGAAAAGAGTTTCGGTTCCGAATCCAAAATCCAAAATCCAAAATCCAAAATCGGAGCGCGGTTATTTCGTCGAGCCGGATCGCCGGGCGGCGATTGGTTTCGCGTTGAGTCGCGCACGCGCGGGCGATCTGGTCCTGATCGCCGGGAAGGGCCACGAGGACTATCAGATTCTGGGCGCGAAGAAGATTCATTTCGACGATCGGGAAGTGGCAAGAAAGGAGCTGCAGAAACTGAGTTCTTAG
- the murF gene encoding UDP-N-acetylmuramoyl-tripeptide--D-alanyl-D-alanine ligase, with the protein MATGGKLIRQGARSVFGEIVTDSKSAKKGSVFVALKGARFDGHRFLGDAARRGAACLLVHKRPVAGGALGGAAVVRVKDTLEALGHLAHYRRTVVAPKVLAITGSNGKTTTKEMVAAILQSASLDGQRLKGKVLKTEGNFNNLVGLPMTLLRLRGREKVAVVEMGTSTPGEIARLCRIAEPDIGLITSVAPAHLSGLRTVAGVAREKGQLFRGIRSGGVAVVNADDPWTRRLGARFKGTKITYGKSGAVRAEGWRSLDAGESRFTLRVQRQREPVRLRFSGAHNLSNALGAAAMAHGLGVDIAAIRAGLESARPFAMRMAVERWRGVGVINDAYNANPASMEAALKTLGQLKAKGKKIAVLGDMLELGGEARERHRALGRQAAACGVDRLYLLGSQARAVAAGARRAGMDQDRITIGKNHRHLAGLVRKHARRGDWILFKGSRGMKMENVLAALRDKEA; encoded by the coding sequence ATGGCTACAGGCGGGAAATTGATCCGGCAAGGCGCGCGTAGCGTCTTCGGCGAAATCGTGACGGATTCGAAGAGCGCGAAAAAAGGTTCCGTGTTTGTCGCGCTCAAAGGCGCGAGGTTCGACGGCCACCGTTTCCTCGGCGATGCCGCGCGGCGCGGCGCGGCGTGTCTACTGGTTCACAAGCGGCCCGTGGCCGGCGGCGCCCTCGGCGGCGCGGCGGTGGTCCGGGTCAAGGACACGCTGGAAGCCCTCGGCCATCTCGCCCATTACCGGCGCACCGTCGTCGCGCCCAAGGTTCTCGCCATCACGGGGTCGAACGGCAAGACGACGACGAAGGAGATGGTCGCGGCGATCCTCCAAAGCGCGTCGCTCGACGGCCAACGGCTCAAGGGAAAAGTTTTAAAGACCGAAGGCAATTTCAACAATCTCGTCGGCCTGCCGATGACGCTGCTCCGCCTTCGAGGCCGTGAGAAGGTCGCGGTCGTGGAAATGGGGACGAGCACTCCCGGAGAGATCGCGCGACTTTGCAGGATCGCCGAGCCCGACATCGGCCTCATCACCTCGGTCGCCCCGGCGCACCTCAGCGGCCTCAGGACCGTCGCCGGCGTGGCACGGGAAAAGGGACAGCTCTTTCGCGGCATACGCTCCGGCGGCGTCGCCGTCGTGAACGCCGACGATCCGTGGACGCGACGCCTGGGCGCGAGGTTCAAAGGAACGAAAATCACCTATGGAAAAAGCGGCGCGGTTAGGGCGGAGGGCTGGCGATCTCTCGACGCCGGCGAATCCCGCTTTACGCTACGAGTCCAGCGGCAACGCGAGCCCGTCCGTCTGCGATTCTCCGGCGCGCACAATCTCTCCAATGCGCTGGGCGCGGCGGCGATGGCCCATGGACTGGGAGTCGATATCGCGGCGATCCGCGCGGGCTTGGAATCGGCGCGGCCTTTTGCCATGCGCATGGCGGTCGAGCGCTGGCGCGGCGTCGGCGTCATCAACGACGCCTACAACGCCAATCCGGCCTCGATGGAGGCGGCGCTCAAAACGCTCGGCCAATTAAAAGCCAAGGGGAAAAAGATCGCGGTCCTCGGCGATATGCTCGAGCTCGGCGGCGAAGCGCGGGAGCGCCATCGCGCGCTCGGCCGCCAGGCGGCGGCGTGCGGCGTGGACCGTCTTTATTTGCTCGGGTCGCAGGCCCGCGCGGTCGCAGCAGGCGCGCGGCGCGCCGGCATGGACCAGGATCGGATAACGATCGGAAAAAATCACCGCCACCTTGCGGGGCTCGTCCGAAAACACGCGCGGCGCGGCGACTGGATTCTCTTCAAAGGCTCGCGCGGCATGAAGATGGAAAACGTGCTCGCGGCGCTGAGAGACAAGGAAGCGTGA
- the mraY gene encoding phospho-N-acetylmuramoyl-pentapeptide-transferase yields the protein MLYYFLYPLHTTYSAFNVFRYITFRAAMAALTALLISFLFGPSLIRSLSAMQMRQPIRDDGPAGHAVKAGTPTMGGVLIILALFFATVMLADIGNPYITIAVLVTAGFAVIGFIDDSLKLQQKSSRGLPARVKFLLQMLVALVAAIMLYRQPFFSSVLAVPFLKNVRPDLGIWYIPFSMLVVVGASNAVNLTDGLDGLAIGPVMISAGTYGLIAYVTGHKALAEYLQIPYVPGVGELTVFCAAVVASGLGFLWFNAYPAQMFMGDVGSLALGSALGIVAVMTKNEILLIIVGGIFVIEALSVIFQVASYKLRRKRVFLMAPIHHHYELKGWPEPQIIVRFWIISIICSLIALSTLKLR from the coding sequence TTGCTTTATTATTTTCTCTATCCCCTGCACACGACCTACTCGGCGTTCAACGTTTTTCGCTACATCACCTTCCGCGCCGCGATGGCCGCGCTGACGGCGCTGTTGATCTCGTTTCTGTTCGGACCGTCGTTGATCCGCTCGCTCTCCGCCATGCAGATGCGCCAGCCGATTCGCGACGACGGCCCGGCGGGGCACGCGGTGAAGGCGGGGACACCGACCATGGGCGGCGTGCTCATCATCCTCGCGCTGTTCTTCGCCACCGTGATGCTGGCCGATATCGGCAATCCTTACATCACCATCGCCGTGCTGGTGACGGCGGGATTCGCCGTGATCGGATTTATCGACGACTCGCTCAAGCTGCAACAAAAAAGCAGCCGCGGCCTGCCGGCACGGGTCAAATTCCTGCTCCAGATGCTCGTCGCGCTCGTCGCCGCGATCATGCTCTATCGCCAGCCTTTTTTCAGCAGCGTGCTGGCGGTTCCGTTTCTGAAGAACGTCCGCCCGGACCTCGGCATCTGGTACATCCCCTTTTCGATGCTGGTCGTCGTCGGCGCCTCCAACGCCGTCAACCTGACCGACGGTCTCGACGGTCTCGCGATCGGACCGGTGATGATTTCGGCGGGAACCTATGGCTTGATCGCCTATGTGACCGGCCACAAGGCTTTGGCCGAATACCTGCAGATCCCGTACGTGCCCGGCGTCGGCGAGCTCACCGTCTTTTGCGCCGCCGTCGTCGCCTCGGGGCTCGGCTTTCTCTGGTTCAATGCTTATCCGGCGCAGATGTTCATGGGCGACGTCGGCTCTCTCGCTCTGGGCTCGGCTCTGGGCATCGTCGCCGTCATGACCAAGAACGAAATCCTTTTGATTATCGTCGGCGGCATCTTCGTGATCGAGGCCCTGTCGGTGATCTTTCAGGTGGCGTCTTACAAGCTCCGGCGCAAGCGGGTCTTTCTGATGGCGCCGATCCACCACCATTACGAGCTCAAAGGATGGCCCGAGCCTCAGATCATCGTCCGTTTCTGGATCATCTCGATCATCTGCTCGCTGATCGCGCTCAGCACGTTGAAGCTCAGATGA
- the murD gene encoding UDP-N-acetylmuramoyl-L-alanine--D-glutamate ligase, with product MELKGKKVMVLGAARTGIATARFTAQRGAEVLVTDRRSGAELSGEMKALAGLPIRFLLGGEDPAWVEGVDLVIPSPGVPQENPLLREAGRRGIEILSEIELAYRFIRAPLIAITGTNGKSTTTALVGEMLKAGGFNIFVGGNIGAPLIGFAGGDWDWGVVEVSSFQLEWVEEFQPRIAALLNLTEDHLDRYTTFQAYCEAKERIFDAQNDDDIAILNHDDPRVWSMRERICARVVSFGWEAVNDGVFAAKEEIVWRSAGQQERFSLARAKIQGVHNVENLMAAIAAAGAAGVPSAAIQKVIDGFAGLEHRLEFVRDKNGVRYFNDSKGTNVGAVVKSLAGFSSPVLLLAGGVDKGGDYGPLEKEVRRTVKKLILFGAAKEKICAALGHLTETVLVEDLAAAVRDADQSSRSGDVVLLSPACSSFDMFRDYTERGKRFKALVQEL from the coding sequence ATGGAGTTGAAGGGAAAAAAGGTGATGGTGCTCGGTGCGGCGCGAACCGGCATTGCAACCGCTCGGTTTACCGCGCAACGCGGAGCGGAGGTTCTCGTTACCGATCGCAGAAGCGGAGCCGAGCTTAGCGGCGAAATGAAAGCTCTCGCCGGCTTGCCGATTCGTTTTCTACTCGGCGGCGAAGATCCGGCGTGGGTGGAAGGAGTCGATCTCGTGATCCCGAGTCCGGGCGTGCCGCAGGAAAATCCGCTGCTTCGAGAGGCCGGCCGGCGCGGCATCGAGATCCTGAGCGAGATCGAGTTGGCGTATCGTTTTATCCGCGCGCCTTTGATTGCGATCACCGGCACCAACGGCAAGAGCACGACGACGGCGCTCGTCGGAGAGATGCTCAAGGCCGGCGGCTTCAATATTTTTGTCGGCGGCAATATCGGCGCGCCGCTGATCGGCTTCGCCGGCGGCGATTGGGATTGGGGCGTGGTGGAGGTCAGCAGCTTTCAGCTCGAGTGGGTGGAAGAATTCCAACCGAGGATCGCGGCGCTTCTCAATCTGACCGAAGACCATCTCGACCGCTATACGACCTTTCAAGCTTACTGCGAGGCCAAGGAGCGAATCTTCGACGCGCAGAACGACGACGACATCGCGATACTCAATCACGACGACCCTCGGGTCTGGTCCATGAGAGAGCGCATCTGCGCGCGCGTCGTTTCCTTCGGCTGGGAAGCCGTGAACGACGGCGTCTTTGCCGCGAAGGAAGAAATCGTTTGGCGGAGCGCCGGCCAACAGGAGCGCTTCTCGCTGGCGCGCGCCAAGATCCAGGGAGTGCACAACGTCGAGAACCTGATGGCCGCGATCGCGGCTGCCGGGGCGGCCGGCGTTCCCTCGGCGGCGATCCAAAAAGTCATCGACGGTTTCGCCGGCCTCGAGCACCGTCTGGAATTCGTGCGCGACAAAAACGGCGTCCGCTACTTCAACGATTCCAAGGGCACCAACGTCGGCGCTGTGGTGAAGTCGCTGGCCGGTTTTTCTTCGCCGGTGCTGCTCCTGGCTGGCGGCGTCGATAAAGGCGGAGACTATGGGCCCTTGGAAAAAGAAGTCCGGCGCACGGTTAAAAAGCTCATTCTCTTCGGCGCGGCCAAGGAAAAGATCTGCGCCGCGCTGGGGCACCTGACCGAGACCGTCCTCGTGGAAGATCTCGCGGCGGCGGTGCGCGACGCCGACCAGAGCAGCCGCTCGGGCGACGTCGTGCTGCTCTCTCCCGCCTGCTCGAGTTTCGACATGTTTCGCGACTACACGGAAAGGGGAAAGCGATTCAAGGCGTTGGTTCAAGAATTGTAA
- the ftsW gene encoding putative lipid II flippase FtsW, protein MFFAVTALLAVGITMVLSTSYLYAQERFGDGTYFFRKQFIAVGLGLVGLFIAALIPPPEYRRFAYPLLGLVLVLLILLLVPGIGLVRGGARRWLGIGGFAFQPAELAKLALVLYLAHSLAKKSDKIASFSIGVLPHLVVGGLFLGLIVMEPDLGTAVTLGLLLFLMLFVAGVKPVHLGLVVLAALPVVAFTVTGAEYRIRRLMTFMDPWADASKSGFQIIQSYIAFGSGQLWGRGLGESRQKLFYLPEAHTDFIFSVIGEEMGLLGALAVLALFAVIILRGLSLAGRIEDPFSQHLAFGLTTLLALQALIHMSVVMGLMPTKGLVLPFISYGGSAMVINLIEAGMLLSLSRGRR, encoded by the coding sequence ATCTTCTTTGCCGTGACCGCCCTTTTAGCGGTCGGCATCACGATGGTGCTCAGCACCAGCTATCTTTATGCCCAGGAGCGCTTCGGCGACGGCACCTACTTTTTCCGCAAGCAGTTCATCGCCGTCGGCCTCGGGCTCGTGGGACTTTTCATTGCCGCGCTGATTCCGCCTCCGGAGTACCGGCGCTTTGCCTATCCGCTGCTGGGTCTCGTCCTGGTTTTGTTGATTCTGCTCCTGGTACCGGGCATCGGCCTGGTGCGCGGCGGCGCGCGCCGCTGGCTCGGCATCGGCGGCTTCGCGTTTCAGCCCGCCGAGCTGGCGAAGCTCGCGCTCGTGCTTTATCTGGCGCACTCGCTGGCGAAAAAATCCGACAAGATCGCCAGTTTTTCCATCGGCGTGCTGCCGCATCTGGTCGTCGGCGGACTTTTCCTCGGGCTGATCGTCATGGAGCCCGATCTGGGCACGGCGGTAACGCTCGGCCTGCTCCTCTTTCTCATGCTCTTCGTCGCCGGCGTCAAGCCGGTGCATCTCGGGCTGGTCGTATTAGCTGCGCTGCCGGTCGTCGCCTTCACGGTAACGGGCGCTGAGTACCGCATACGGCGACTGATGACGTTTATGGATCCGTGGGCGGATGCTTCGAAGAGCGGCTTTCAGATCATTCAGTCTTACATCGCGTTCGGCTCGGGCCAATTGTGGGGCCGCGGCCTCGGTGAGAGCCGCCAGAAGCTTTTTTATCTGCCGGAGGCGCATACCGATTTTATTTTTTCCGTCATCGGAGAGGAGATGGGGCTTTTGGGCGCGCTCGCCGTGTTGGCGCTCTTCGCCGTCATCATCCTGCGCGGGCTCAGCCTGGCGGGCAGGATCGAGGATCCATTCAGCCAACACCTGGCGTTTGGGCTCACGACTCTCCTCGCGCTCCAGGCCTTGATCCACATGAGCGTCGTCATGGGACTGATGCCGACCAAGGGGCTGGTGCTGCCGTTTATCAGCTACGGCGGCTCGGCGATGGTGATCAACCTGATCGAAGCGGGCATGTTGCTCAGTTTATCGCGCGGGAGACGTTGA
- the murG gene encoding undecaprenyldiphospho-muramoylpentapeptide beta-N-acetylglucosaminyltransferase gives MRVIMAGGGTGGHLFPGLAVAHEFRKRDAMTEILFVGTKIGIEARAVPAAGFPLETLPVRGLKGRGLRGMMQAMYGIPAGFFRSLGILKRFRPDCVIGLGGYASGPLLVAARTKGIRLAVMEQNLRPGLTNKILGKIADRIFTAFAGAAGFFPAGRVVETGNPVRWGKLPEVRKDAKFTVLIFGGSQGARRINQSAVEMLKSLQDLDAEIRIVHQTGEADLKWVKAAYAAVSFEAEVVPFIGAMDEAYARADLVVCRAGAATLAELTVFGKPAILIPYPYAAYDHQRLQAEALRDHGAAEMILDRQLDGGKLAARIRALYQDRARLAVMARAAERLGRPDAAKKIVDECYALVKNSESRIQKPEAGRGF, from the coding sequence ATGAGAGTGATCATGGCCGGCGGGGGAACCGGAGGTCACCTCTTCCCCGGCCTGGCCGTGGCGCATGAATTTCGCAAGCGGGACGCCATGACGGAGATTTTGTTTGTCGGCACGAAGATAGGGATCGAGGCCCGGGCGGTTCCGGCCGCGGGTTTTCCCCTCGAGACGCTGCCGGTGAGAGGACTCAAGGGCCGCGGGCTCCGCGGCATGATGCAAGCGATGTACGGCATCCCGGCCGGATTTTTTCGCTCGCTCGGGATCCTCAAGCGGTTCCGGCCCGATTGCGTCATCGGACTCGGCGGCTACGCGTCCGGACCTTTATTGGTTGCGGCCAGGACGAAAGGAATTCGTCTAGCGGTGATGGAGCAGAACCTGCGCCCCGGACTCACCAATAAAATTTTGGGGAAAATCGCGGACCGGATCTTTACCGCGTTCGCCGGCGCCGCCGGTTTTTTTCCCGCGGGCCGCGTGGTCGAGACCGGAAATCCCGTGCGCTGGGGAAAACTCCCTGAAGTGAGGAAGGACGCCAAGTTCACGGTGCTCATTTTCGGCGGCAGCCAGGGCGCGCGCCGTATCAATCAGTCGGCCGTCGAGATGCTCAAGAGCCTGCAAGATTTGGATGCGGAGATTCGGATCGTTCATCAGACCGGCGAGGCGGATCTCAAATGGGTCAAAGCCGCGTACGCCGCTGTGTCGTTTGAAGCCGAAGTGGTTCCGTTCATCGGTGCGATGGACGAGGCGTACGCGCGCGCGGATCTCGTCGTCTGCCGGGCGGGGGCGGCGACGCTCGCCGAGCTTACGGTCTTCGGCAAGCCGGCGATTCTAATTCCTTATCCATACGCGGCCTACGATCACCAGCGCCTGCAAGCGGAGGCGCTCCGCGACCACGGCGCGGCCGAAATGATCCTCGACCGGCAACTCGACGGCGGCAAGCTGGCAGCGCGCATTCGCGCTCTGTATCAGGACCGCGCGCGGCTTGCCGTCATGGCGCGCGCGGCCGAACGGCTCGGCCGCCCGGACGCGGCAAAAAAAATCGTCGATGAGTGTTACGCGTTGGTGAAGAATTCAGAATCCAGAATTCAGAAGCCAGAAGCGGGGAGGGGATTCTGA